The segment ATAACATACTATTGCAACCAAAGTGACATATCTATAAGATACCCATACAAACAAACATCTAGTTTTTATATTAAAAATAAAAACCTAGAGAATATATATAAATTAAAGGGGGAAAATAAATCATCCTACAATATTGATATTTACTCTCTCTACTCTCCATCTTTTTTCTCTTATAAAAAATATGATAGGATATATAAGTTTATAAACTCTAAAGAATTTGTAAATCTAGAATCGAGATTTGGCAACCTAATTACAATAGACATAGCAAAATGTTTTCATTGTATATACACCCATAGCATATCATGGGCTACGAAGAATAAAGAGTATATAAAAAATAATTTAGGAGTAAAACATTTCTCTGATAAATTTGACATTGCTATCAGAGAAGGAAATTATAATGAAACTCACGGAATCCCTATTGGACCAGAAATAAGCAGAATTTTTGCAGAAATAATACTTCAAAGAATAGATAAAAATATCATATCTTCATTAAAAAGAAATAATATCACATATAACAAAGACTATGTAATAAGAAGATATGTAGATGACCTATATATATTCTCAAAAAATAAAAAAATTCTTAATGATGTTAAAAACTCTGTTATATATGAATTATCCTTATATAATCTTCACATAAATAAGAATAAAACTAAAGAATCAGAAAGGCCATTTATAACAAGTAAAAGCATGGCCATTCAAGATTTGTATAATATAATCAATGAGCTATCAGTAGATTTTATAGCATCAATTTTAAATCATGATCGATATAAAATAAGATTTATCGAAAGAGTAAAGACAATTCTAAAACGAAACAACCTAAGATATCATGATATAAACTCATTCATTATTTCTGCTCTATCAAAAAGGCTTAGAAAATATATATCAAACAATACTCATAAAATTAATAGCAAAGCTATAAACATGATATTTGAAATAAATTTCTATCTATTTTCAATATATAGCAATGCCAATATAGGAAATGTATTATGCGGTGATATATTGCATATATATGAAAACTATAAACGTATAGAAAATATAAACACAATAACGCTAAATCTATATCAAATAATTTACAATCTAAAAGACCTTATAAATAAAGATGACCCTATTCCAATAGAATATATGAATATTATTCTAATGACAAAAATATTTAATAAAGAATTCAGACTTCCACCTGAATTTATAAAAGAAACATTATTAAGTAAAGGAGATAAGTCTGACTATTTCAGCATAATTTCTGCTGTTTTTTACCTAGAAAACAATGATAAAAATCTAACTAAGGAGATTATAAATATAATTTTTCAAAAAATAAAAAATGAAGAAAAAAATGCAAATTCATCAGAAATCACTCATTTAATTTTAGATATGGCATTCTGCCCATTTATAGAAGATTCTGAAAAAAGAAAAATGCTCAAAGAGCTAGAGGTAGCAGAGAAAAATATTCCTCTTATAATAAGACTTGCTAAAAAAAATCATTATGCCTTTGTGAACTGGAGAAACTTTAGTGCATATAATATCTTATTTAAAAAAGAATTGGCAAAAAGAATATTGAGGAAATTTTATTAAAAAGTTTATAATAGCAAGGCTAGTATGACTTCAACTTTATCAAGTTTCGCTATCATATGTTTCGCATGCAAATATGCATATGGTAGTGCTCTTCTAGGTAGATTAGTATTATATATCACCAGAATGATTCCACACACACAGTCGCTAGCTGAAAAGAGCTTAATATTTTAAGCTCTTTTCTCTTTATACTGATATATATACAACAAAAAAGCCTCTTACGAGGCTTTTTTCTTTTTATTAATTAGCGATTATTCTGCATCATCTGCCATATTAAGCATTTCGGCTAAGTTAGTTGTTGCATCATCTGCTGTCATAACGAATTCATCAGCAATTGCTGCCTCATCGTCTTCAGACAATTTAATTACAACATCGTCTACAATACGTTTTTTGTGACGACTTTGGTGATACGCAAAACCAGTACCAGCAGGGATTAAACGACCTACGATTACGTTCTCTTTCAAGCCTCGTAATTCATCACGTTTACCCGCCACCGCTGCTTCAGTAAGCACGCGAGTGGTTTCTTGGAACGATGCCGCAGAAATGAAGGATTCTGTCGCCAATGACGCTTTGGTAATACCAAGTAACTCACGTTCGAATTCAACTGGTGGTTTACCTTCCGCTTCACGTTTACGGTTCACAATTTTCACGCGAGCTACTTCAACTTGTTCCCCTTCGAGGAATTCGCTGTCATAAGCTTTCGTAATGACTGCTTTACGTAACATTTGACGTACGATAACTTCGATGTGCTTATCGTTAATTTTTACCCCTTGTAAGCGGTAAACTTCTTGCACTTCGTTCACGATATATTCAGTTACAGCACGAACACCACGTAAACGTAAGATATCGTGCGGAGTTTCTGCACCATCAGAAATCACGTCACCACGTTCTACCATCTCACCTTCAAATACGTTGAGCTGACGCCATTTTGGAATCATTTCTTCGTAGATTTCACCTTCAGTTGGGGTGATTAACAAGCGACGTTTACCTTTGGTTTCTTTACCGAAGGACACGATACCTGAAATTTCAGCCAAGATTGCAGGCTCTTTCGGTTTACGAGCTTCGAATAAATCAGCAACGCGTGGAAGACCACCGGTAATATCTTTAGTACCCACAGATTCTTGTGGAATACGTGCAAGTGGTTCACCCACTTTCACTTCCGCACCGTCATCTAAACTAACGATTGCTTTACCTGGTAAGAAGTATTGCGCAATAACGTCAGTTTCAGGTAAGAAGATATCGTTACCTTTTGCATCAACTAATTTAATAGTTGGACGTAAATCTTTACCTGCTGTTGCACGTTCACCCACGTCTTGTACCACGATAGAAGAAAGACCGGTTAATTCATCCGTTTGACGGGTTACAGTTAAACCATCCACGATATCAACGAATTTCACAAAACCAGATACTTCAGAGACAACTGGCATTGTATGAGGATCCCAGTTTGCCACTGTTTCACCCGCTGATACTTCTTGACCATCTGCTTTATTCAACACAGTACCGTAAGGCACTTTATAGTGTTCTTTCGTACGACCAAATTCATCTGTAACGGTTAATTCGGTATTACGAGAAGTTAAAACTAATTTACCTTCGTCATTAACAACGAATTTCGCGTTAGCAAGGTGTAAAGTACCGTTGTTTTTGATTTGTACGCTAGATTCTTTCGCTGCCGCAGAAGCTGCACCACCGATGTGGAACGTACGCATGGTTAACTGTGTACCTGGCTCACCGATAGATTGAGCAGCGATAACACCCACTGCTTCACCTTGGTTGATGAGGTGACCACGCGCTAAGTCACGACCGTAACATTTCGCACAAACACCGAAGTCAGTATCACAAGTTACAACAGAACGTACTTTTACGCTGTCCACTGAGTTTGCATCTAACACATCACAAAGTTTTTCATCTAATAAGGTGTTACGTGCAATTAAGACTTCTTCTGTACCTGGTTTATACACATCTTCAGCCACAACACGACCTAACACTAATTCGCGAAGTGGAACTTTCTCATCGCCACCTTCGATTAATGGAGTCATGACTAAACCTTCGTGCGTACCACAGTCATCTTCAACGATCACTAAGTCTTGTGCTACGTCAACTAAACGACGAGTTAAGTAACCAGAGTTTGCTGTTTTTAATGCGGTATCCGCCAAACCTTTACGCGCACCGTGGGTTGAAATAAAGTACTGAAGTACGTTCAAACCTTCACGGAAGTTCGCTGTAATTGGAGTTTCGATGATCGAACCATCTGGACGCGCCATCAAACCACGCATACCTGCTAACTGACGAATCTGAGCTGCAGAACCACGCGCACCAGAATCAGCCATCATAAAGATACTGTTGAAAGAAGCTTGTTTCTCAGGATTACCTTCACGGTTGATAACTTCTTCCTGAGATAAGTTTTCCATCATTGCTTTCGCTACACGCTCATTTGCTGCAGCCCAAATATCGATGACTTTGTTATAACGCTCACCCGCTGTTACAAGACCAGATTGGAACTGTTCTTGAATTTCTGCCACTTCAGCTTCCGCTGCAGAAATAATTTCGTATTTTTTCTCTGGGATAACCATATCGTCGATACCCACAGAAGAACCTGAACGTGCAGCATAAGCAAAACCGGTATACATAATATGGTCAGCAAACATTACTGCTTCTTTCAAACCTAAACGACGATAAGCTTCGTTGATAAGTTTAGAAATTGCTTTTTTACCTAATGTTTGGTTAAACAATGAATAAGGCATACCTTTTGGCGCGATCATCCATAAGATTGCACGACCGATAGTGGTATCGGTTAATGTGGTTTTCTCTTCGAATTCGCCAGCTTCATTTTTCACATATTCAGTAATACGTACTTTAACGCGAGAATGTAATTCTGCTTCACCTGTGCGATATGCTTTTTCAGCTTCGCGCGGATCTTGCAATAACATGCCTTCACCTTTACCGTTCACTTTTTCACGGGTCATATAGTAAAGACCCAACACCACGTCTTGTGATGGAACGATAATAGGATCACCGTTTGCTGGTGAAAGTACGTTGTTGGTCGACATCATTAACGCACGCGCTTCTAACTGCGCTTCAAGTGTTAATGGTACGTGAACCGCCATTTGGTCACCATCGAAGTCCGCGTTGAACGCCGCACAAACAAGTGGGTGTAACTGGATTGCTTTACCTTCGATTAGAAGTGGTTCAAACGCTTGGATACCTAAACGGTGAAGTGTCGGTGCACGGTTCAATAGAATTGGGTGCTCACGAATAACTTCTGCCAAAATATCCCAAACGATCGCGTCTTCACGCTCAACCATTTTCTTAGCCGCTTTAATCGTCGTTGCATAACCACGGCTTTCTAATTTTGCATAGATAAACGGACGGAATAATTCCAATGCCATTTTCTTCGGTAAACCACATTGGTGTAAGTGCAAGTATGGACCTACAGTGATTACAGAACGGCCTGAATAGTCAACACGTTTACCTAATAAGTTTTGACGGAAACGACCTTGTTTACCTTTGATCATATCCGCAAGTGATTTCAATGGACGACGGTTAGAACCCGTAATCGCACGACCACGGCGACCATTATCTAATAACGCATCAACAGATTCTTGTAACATACGTTTTTCGTTGCGCACGATAATATCTGGTGCGATTAAATCTAATAAACGTTTTAAACGGTTGTTACGGTTGATCACGCGACGATATAGATCGTTTAAGTCAGAAGTTGCAAAACGGCCACCATCTAATGGTACTAACGGACGTAAATCTGGTGGAAGTACTGGTAATACAGTCATTACCATCCACTCTGGTTTATTACCAGACTGTTGGAACGCTTCTAATAATTTTAAGCGTTTAGTGATTTTCTTACGTTTTGTTTCAGAGTTAGTTTCTTGTAACTCTTCACGTAATTTTTCACATTCCACTTCAAGATCAATACCTTTAAGTAAATCTTGAATTGCTTCAGCACCCATTTTCGCTTCGAATTCATCTTGCCAACGGTCTTCTGCATCAAGGAATTGTTCTTCAGTTAATAACTGTCCACGCTCCAAATCGGTCATTCCCGGTTCGGTTACGATGTACATTTCAAAATAAAGCACACGTTCAATATCACGTAATGGCATATCTAGTAATAAACCGATACGGGACGGAAGTGATTTTAAAAACCAAATGTGTGCAACTGGACAAGCCAATTCAATGTGGCCCATACGTTCACGACGCACTTTAGTTTGTGTTACTTCTACACCACATTTTTCACAAATCACACCACGGTGTTTTAAGCGTTTATATTTACCGCATAAACATTCGTAATCTTTTACTGGCCCGAAAATACGTGCACAGAAAAGACCGTCACGCTCAGGTTTGAACGTACGATAGTTGATTGTTTCAGGTTTTTTAACTTCACCAAATGACCAAGAACGGATCATGTCTGGAGAAGCTAACCCAATTTTAATCACATCAAAATCTTCACTGGTTTTTGATTGTGCTTTTAAAAACTTAACTAAGTCTTTCACAAATAGTCTCCTGTCGGAGTTAAGGGTTTCAAAGTGCGGTCAAAAATATTTTGTTTTTTAACCGCACTTCGGCGATTTCTTCCTTTTGCTTCCCCCGCTGTACAGGGGAAGACCGGTTTGTCGATTACTCTTCGTCTAACTCGATATTCAAACCAAGTGAACGGATTTCTTTCATAATCACGTTGAAAGATTCCGGTGTACCCGGATCCATTTGTTGGTTGCCACCGACGATGTTTTTATACATCTTCGTACGACCATTCACATCATCGGATTTCACGGTTAACATTTCTTGTAAGGTGTAAGCTGCACCGTATGCTTCAAGTGCCCATACCTCCATCTCACCGAAACGTTGACCACCGAATTGTGCTTTACCACCAAGTGGTTGTTGAGTAACAAGACTATAAGAACCAGTTGAACGAGCATGCATTTTGTCATCAACTAAGTGGTTCAATTTGAGCATGTACATATAACCTACGGTTACTGGACGCTCGAATTTCTCACCAGTACGACCATCGTATAACGTGATCTGACCTGAAGTTGGTAAGCCACCAAGTTTCAACATTTCTTTGATTTCTTGCTCATCCGCACCATCAAATACTGGTGTTGCTACCGGTAAACCTTTACGTAGGTTTTCTGCTAAACGCATGATTTCGTCATCACTAAAGGTGCTTAAATCCACTTTTTGTGCGCCATGACCTAAATCGTATGCTTTTTGCATATAGCCACGAAGTTTCTCAACATCTTGTTTTTGTTTGATCATCGCATTGATTTGATCACCGATACCTTTAGCTGCTAAGCCTAAGTGGGTTTCTAAGATCTGACCGATGTTCATACGAGATGGTACACCCAGTGGGTTCAATACGATTTCAACCGGTTGACCGTTTTCATCGTATGGCATATCTTCCACAGGGTTGATTTTTGAGATAACACCTTTGTTACCATGACGACCCGCCATTTTATCACCTGGTTGGATATGACGTTTCACCGCTAGGTAAACTTTAACCACTTTTAACACGCCTGGTGCGAGGTCATCGCCTTTAATGATTTTCTTACGTTTTACTTCAAGTTTGTGTTCAAACTCTTTACGTAATTCTTCATATTGCTCAGCAAGCTGTTCTAATTGGTTTTGTTTTTCTTCATCTGAAATGGTTTGTTCTAACCATTTGGTGCGATCCATTTTATCTAATTGAGCCGCATCAATACCGCCAGCGATAAGTACATTACGCACACGAGCAAACAAGCCAGCTTCTAAGATTTCTAATTCATCAGAAAGGTCTTTCTTAGCTTGTTTTAACTGCATTTCTTCAATTTCTAATGCACGTTTGTCTTTTTCTACGCCATCACGAGTGAAGACTTGAACGTCAATTACAGTACCGCTTACGCTGTTTGGTACACGTAATGAAGAGTCCTTCACGTCAGATGCTTTTTCACCGAAGATTGCACGTAACAATTTTTCTTCTGGTGTTAATTGCGTTTCGCCTTTAGGGGTTACTTTACCGACTAAGATGTCACCACCTTTAACTTCAGCCCCCACATAAACGATACCTGATTCATCCAATTTGCTTAATGCAGATTCACCTACGTTTGGAATATCCGCAGTGATTTCTTCAGAACCTAATTTAGTATCACGCGCCACACAAGATAATTCTTGAATATGGATTGTCGTGAAGCGGTCTTGTTGTACAACACGCTCAGAAACTAACATTGAGTCTTCGAAGTTATAACCGTTCCAAGGCATGAACGCCACACGGATATTTTGACCTAATGCTAATTCACCTAAGTCTGTTGAAGGACCATCTGCTAACACTTCACCACGGTTAATTGGATCGCCTAAATTCACACAAGGAATTTGGTTGATACACGTATTTTGGTTAGAACGGGTGTATTTAATTAAGTTATAAATATCGATACCCGCTTCGCCTGCTACGGTTTCGTCTTCATTTACTTTGATAACGATACGAGAAGCATCAACATATTGAACTGTACCACCACGTTTCGCTACAACCGCCACGCCTGAGTCAAGTGCGATTGGTTTTTCCATACCTGTACCCACTAACGGCTTATCAGCACGTAAAGTAGGAACCGCTTGACGTTGCATGTTCGCACCCATTAAGGCACGGTTCGCATCATCATGCTCTAAGAATGGAATTAACGCTGCTGCCACAGATACAACTTGTTGGGTTGAAACGTCCATATAGTGAATTTCTTCTGGTTTATAAAGACCTGATTCACCACGTTCACCACGTGCAGTAACGAATGCATCTGTAAAGCGATTGTTCTCATCAAGATTTGAGTTCGCCTGTGCAATGATGTAGTTTGCTTCATCAATTGCAGATAAATATTCGATTTCTTCGGTTACTTGACCATAAACCACTTTACGATATGGCGTTTCTAAGAAACCATAATCGTTAGTACGAGCAAATGCAGAAAGTGAGTTGATCAAACCGATGTTTGGACCTTCAGGTGTTTCGATTGGACATAAACGACCATAGTGGGTGTTATGTACGTCACGCACTTCAAAGCCGGCACGTTCACGAGTTAAACCGCCTGGACCTAATGCAGAAATACGACGTTTGTGTGTCACTTCTGATAATGGGTTGTTTTGGTCCATGAATTGCGAAAGTTGTGAAGAACCAAAGAATTCTTTCACTGCCGCAGAAATTGGTTTTGGATTAATTAAGTCTTGTGGCGTGATCGCATCTAAATCACCTAAAGATAAACGCTCTTTAACGGCTCTTTCTACGCGAACTAAACCAATACGGAATTGGTTTTCTGCCATCTCACCCACAGAACGAATACGACGGTTACCCAAGTGGTCGATATCATCCACTTCACCACGACCATTACGGATATCGATGAGTTTTTTCATCACACGAATGATATCGTCGTTACTTAAAATACCCGTACCCTCGCCTTCAGGAATACCTAACGAGCGATTAAACTTCATACGACCTACTGCAGATAAATCATAACGTTCTGCAGAGAAGAATAAGTTATTGAATAATGCTTCTGAAGATTCTGGTGTAGGTGGTTCACCTGGACGCATCATACGATAGATTTCATATAATGCACTTACACGATCGTAAGTTGGATCAACACGTAATGTTTCAGAGATATATGGACCGTAATCTAAGTCATTGGTGAATAATGTTTCGATGATTTTATAGCCTGCTTGCGATAATTTCGCTAACACTTCTAAAGAAATCTCGCCATTTGCTGGGCAAATAATTTCACCTGATTCAAGATCAACGTAATCTTTTGCCGCTACTTTGCCTGCGATATATTCAGTTGGCACTTCAACTTGTGTCACATTATCTTTTTCTAATGCTTTGATGTGACGAGCAGTGATACGACGACCGCGCTCTACATAGACTTTGCCATTTGCTTCAATATCAAATGTTGCCGTTTCACCACGTAGACGTTCTGGCACTAATGTCATGAGTAATTTATTGCCAGCGATCTCGAAAGTTACTTTGTCGAAGAATAAGTTTAAGATTTCTTCAACGGTGTAACCTAACGCACGTAAAATAATGGTTGCCGGTAATTTACGACGGCGGTCAATACGCGCATATAAGTTATCTTTTGGATCAAATTCGAAATCTAACCAAGAACCACGGTAAGGAATAATACGTGCGTTATAAAGCACTTTACCTGAAGAGTGTGTTTTACCTTTGTCAGAATCAAAAAATACGCCTGGGCTACGGTGTAATTGTGAAACGATAACACGCTCAGTACCATTGATGACAAAGGTACCGTTGTCAGTCATTAATGGGATTTCCCCCATATATACTTCGCTTTCTTTAATGTCTTTGACTGCGCGTGATGAAGATTCTTTATCGTAGCTAACTAAACGTAATTTTACACGTAAACCTGCTGCATAAGTTGAACCACGGATTTGACATTCACGGACATCAAATTCTGGTTCTTCTAAACGGTAATCAACATATTGTAATTCTGTATAACCGTTATTGCTTACGATTGGGAAAACAGAACGGAATGCAGCTTCTAAGCCTTGTTGACCTTCAGGATCTTTTTGAATGAATTTATCAAAAGAATCTAATTGGATAGTTAATAAATAAGGTACATTTAAAACTTGCGGACGTTTGCCGAAGTCTTTACGAATTCGTTTTTTCTCAGTATAGGAGTAACCCATTATTGGTTTTCCTCTGTAAATTTTAGTGAGACCGAGTTGATATAAAAAAGTGCGGTCAAATTAATTGACGTTTTTATTTATATCGGAGATTGACGCCGTTTCGGATACCGCACTCTGAACCTTACTTCTGTAGTGGGCTACTTAAATTAAAACGTCTGATTAATTTAAGTGGAAACAGATACCATTAAACGGAAAATGTCTATCTGTTTTTTGTGCTGTTTTTGATAGCACAAAATGGCTGATGGTAAACCACCAGCCATTAAGCCTGAGAAACAGGACATAAGTGAATCAAAAATTATTTGATTTCTACTTTTGCACCAGCTTCTTCTAATTCTTTCTTAAGTGCTTCAGCTTCTTCTTTAGAAACGCCTTCTTTTAAGTTAGCTGGAGCAGATTCAACTAAGTCTTTAGCTTCTTTTAAGCCTAAACCAGTTGCACCACGTACTGCTTTGATAACTGCTACTTTGTTAGCACCAGCTTCAGCAAGAACTACGTCGAATTCAGTTTTTTCTTCTGCCGCTGCTGCTGCGCCGCCAACTGTTGGAGCTGCTGCTACTGCTGCTGCAGAAACGCCGAATTTTTCTTCCATCGCTGCGATTAATTCAACGATTTCAGTTACAGATTTAGAAGCGATCGCTTCAATGATTTGTTCGTTAGTTAATGACATAACAATCAATTCCTAAAATTAATAAAGTTAAATGAAGTAAGAAACGCTTAATGATTAAGCTGCTTCTTGTAATTTGTCGCGTAATGCCGCAAAAGTGCGAACAAGTTTGCCTGCCGCAGCTTCTTTCATTGTGCCCATTAAACGTGCAATTGCTTCTTCGTAAGTTGGTAATGTTGCTAAGAATTCAACATCTTGGATCTTACCTTCAAAGGCTGCACCTTTAATTTCAAACTTATCGTTTGCTTTAGCAAAATCTTTGAACAAACGTGCTGCTGCACCTGGGTGTTCGTTAGAGAATGCGATAAGTGTTGGACCTACAAACGTATCTTGTAAGCATTCGAAATCAGTGCCTTCAACCGCACGACGTAATAAAGTATTACGAACAACGCGCATTGTCACACCAGCTTCACGAGCTGCTTTACGTAATTCAGTCATTTTATCAACAGTTACACCGCGAGAATCCGCGATTACTGCTGAAAGTGCACCTTTGGCTGCTTCATTTACTTCGGCAACAATTGCTTGTTTGTCTTGAAGATTTAATGCCATTGGCTTTTAGCTCCTGAATACACTCCGATTTCTCGGAATTAATTTACCTCATCGAAAGAGTTATCTTTCAGACTAGGACGACTTCGGTGCCCAGAAGCAAGAAATATTCTTATTCTGTTCACCATCTACGTAGGATTATTAAGACGATTATTGCTAACCATTCCCTACGGTCTTGGACGGGGCTTGAATAGGTCAAGCACCAACCAGAAATTTTACGCCAAGCGTAATTTAGGAGCGAGATTATAGTGATTAATCTCGCTCTTGTAAAGTCTATTGTAGAAAAAATCTGCAGATTTTAACCGCTCTTTCCTATTATTTTCTTACTGCAATCGCTTCGATTTCTAGGCCAACATCTTTTGGTAAGCGAGCAACTTCTACGCAAGAACGAGCAGGGAAATTAGGATGATTATTTTCTTTAAAGAATTTCTCATACTCTGCATTTACTGCTGCAAAATCATTAAGATCTTTCACAAACACAGTGGTTTTCACAATATCACCTACTTTCAAACCAGCCTGTTCAATAATGGCTTTCACGTTTTCTAACGATTGACGCGCCTGAGCTACAATATCTTTTGGCACTTCACCCGTTGCAGGGTTAACCGGGATTTGACCTGATGTTAAAACTAAATTACCTAAATCCACCGCTTGAACATAAGGACCGATTGCTGCTGGGGCTTTTTCTGTATGAATGATTTTAGTCATGATATTCTCCTTTAATATTGACGTATAAATACGCTTGCTATCCTAACATATAAGTGACTTTATCGCTTATACGAGTATTCTTAATCAATCTCTTTTAATACATCATCAGACAATTCTTTCTGTGAACTTTCTTTTACTTTGCCATCATTTACTTTAAATTCTAAATTCTGATAATAAGCTTCGCGGAAAGTAACATAAGGATCTTGGGCTTGATTGAGCAATTCTGTTTGGTCCAATGTTTTCGAGCGTTTATCTATGGCTTGCACACCATATTTCACCAGTGACCACGGCCCCCCCACCCAATTCCAGAACGGATAAGTATAAGCCGCATCGACCACTGCCCCCGTTAATTGACGAGGTGTTGTCGCATTATAAATTGGCAATACAATATAAGTGCCCGCATCTACACCGTAGGTGCCCAATGTTTCACCAAAACTGCGTTGATCATAAACCTGCAAGTCTTTGCTTGCACTGGCAAAATCAAATAAGCCACCGATACCAAAGGTTGAGTTAATCCAGAAACGGTTGAAGTGAACAAAGGCTTTTTTCGGTTCACCTTCTAATAAACGGTTCACAAAGCTCACTGGCTCATCTAAGTTATTTGCCACATTAGCTAAACCTTTTGTGACCGGTGTCGGCACGTAATCACGCCAGCCTTTCGCTGCAGGTTCTAACACATAACGGTCCATGACTTTATAGTTAAAATCAAACATCGTGCGGTTAAAACTTTCTAATTTATCATTGCGTTCACCATCTGCTTTGGTTGCACAACCCGTTAATACAGCTGTTGCAATTAAGCCGACCGCAAGTAAAGGTGTTTTTTTCATTCCACTTTCCTATCACAAAAAATTGTCTTTATTCTAACCAACTTGAAAGATAACTACAAAAAATTTATTAAAACCTAGAGATAACTTTTCTGTTCGCTATGTTTAATCATAGTGCTTTTTAGTTTTCCAAAAATGACTTTTGTTCCCGATATAAACAAAAATGCCACCTTTCGGTGACATTCTTTGCAATATAGATTAATTATTCAGTTGCATTTTTTAATGGAATTTCTGCATCTGGCTCGTGAGTAATACGGTTACGTAAATCACGACGAATAATCTCAATTGTCCAGAACCAGAAAATATGTCCCACTAATTCAGAAATATGTTCATATAATGGCCATTCTGCAACAGGTGGTGTTAAACCCAATGCAGGGAAAGTGATGTAGTGCACACAAATATCTGCGATTAAACCGGCACCAATACCTTGCCAGAATTTGATTTTAGGGAAACGTTCTGCCACTAAACAGTAAGCAATAGCAAATACTAATGAGAAAGTAATGTGAGTCACGCCAATCCAGTCAAAACCATGATCTGCAAAAGTGAATGCTGCTTGAGTTGGGTCAATACCTAAATAATCACGTAAGAATACGTGTGGTGGGTTTAAGAATGCACGTGAACAGACTTGAAGAATTTGAGCTTGGCTTAAACCTGTGATGTCTACTTTACATGCTGCTGCGAAGAAATCGATTGGGCTACGCGGTGGGAATGGATGCTCAGCACCCCATTTTACGAATGCAGAAATTAAACCCGCAATAAT is part of the Haemophilus parainfluenzae ATCC 33392 genome and harbors:
- the drt3b gene encoding antiviral reverse transcriptase Drt3b, with amino-acid sequence MNKIYVKRNDKYRAILTETTPSETPIIFSNEGLYKLLKISKNNQTKTVSIEDIIDQKPTKPFKYYIKKDDSDFRIISLLHPSSQIKLSKFIYENQDLITYYCNQSDISIRYPYKQTSSFYIKNKNLENIYKLKGENKSSYNIDIYSLYSPSFFSYKKYDRIYKFINSKEFVNLESRFGNLITIDIAKCFHCIYTHSISWATKNKEYIKNNLGVKHFSDKFDIAIREGNYNETHGIPIGPEISRIFAEIILQRIDKNIISSLKRNNITYNKDYVIRRYVDDLYIFSKNKKILNDVKNSVIYELSLYNLHINKNKTKESERPFITSKSMAIQDLYNIINELSVDFIASILNHDRYKIRFIERVKTILKRNNLRYHDINSFIISALSKRLRKYISNNTHKINSKAINMIFEINFYLFSIYSNANIGNVLCGDILHIYENYKRIENINTITLNLYQIIYNLKDLINKDDPIPIEYMNIILMTKIFNKEFRLPPEFIKETLLSKGDKSDYFSIISAVFYLENNDKNLTKEIINIIFQKIKNEEKNANSSEITHLILDMAFCPFIEDSEKRKMLKELEVAEKNIPLIIRLAKKNHYAFVNWRNFSAYNILFKKELAKRILRKFY
- the rpoC gene encoding DNA-directed RNA polymerase subunit beta' → MKDLVKFLKAQSKTSEDFDVIKIGLASPDMIRSWSFGEVKKPETINYRTFKPERDGLFCARIFGPVKDYECLCGKYKRLKHRGVICEKCGVEVTQTKVRRERMGHIELACPVAHIWFLKSLPSRIGLLLDMPLRDIERVLYFEMYIVTEPGMTDLERGQLLTEEQFLDAEDRWQDEFEAKMGAEAIQDLLKGIDLEVECEKLREELQETNSETKRKKITKRLKLLEAFQQSGNKPEWMVMTVLPVLPPDLRPLVPLDGGRFATSDLNDLYRRVINRNNRLKRLLDLIAPDIIVRNEKRMLQESVDALLDNGRRGRAITGSNRRPLKSLADMIKGKQGRFRQNLLGKRVDYSGRSVITVGPYLHLHQCGLPKKMALELFRPFIYAKLESRGYATTIKAAKKMVEREDAIVWDILAEVIREHPILLNRAPTLHRLGIQAFEPLLIEGKAIQLHPLVCAAFNADFDGDQMAVHVPLTLEAQLEARALMMSTNNVLSPANGDPIIVPSQDVVLGLYYMTREKVNGKGEGMLLQDPREAEKAYRTGEAELHSRVKVRITEYVKNEAGEFEEKTTLTDTTIGRAILWMIAPKGMPYSLFNQTLGKKAISKLINEAYRRLGLKEAVMFADHIMYTGFAYAARSGSSVGIDDMVIPEKKYEIISAAEAEVAEIQEQFQSGLVTAGERYNKVIDIWAAANERVAKAMMENLSQEEVINREGNPEKQASFNSIFMMADSGARGSAAQIRQLAGMRGLMARPDGSIIETPITANFREGLNVLQYFISTHGARKGLADTALKTANSGYLTRRLVDVAQDLVIVEDDCGTHEGLVMTPLIEGGDEKVPLRELVLGRVVAEDVYKPGTEEVLIARNTLLDEKLCDVLDANSVDSVKVRSVVTCDTDFGVCAKCYGRDLARGHLINQGEAVGVIAAQSIGEPGTQLTMRTFHIGGAASAAAKESSVQIKNNGTLHLANAKFVVNDEGKLVLTSRNTELTVTDEFGRTKEHYKVPYGTVLNKADGQEVSAGETVANWDPHTMPVVSEVSGFVKFVDIVDGLTVTRQTDELTGLSSIVVQDVGERATAGKDLRPTIKLVDAKGNDIFLPETDVIAQYFLPGKAIVSLDDGAEVKVGEPLARIPQESVGTKDITGGLPRVADLFEARKPKEPAILAEISGIVSFGKETKGKRRLLITPTEGEIYEEMIPKWRQLNVFEGEMVERGDVISDGAETPHDILRLRGVRAVTEYIVNEVQEVYRLQGVKINDKHIEVIVRQMLRKAVITKAYDSEFLEGEQVEVARVKIVNRKREAEGKPPVEFERELLGITKASLATESFISAASFQETTRVLTEAAVAGKRDELRGLKENVIVGRLIPAGTGFAYHQSRHKKRIVDDVVIKLSEDDEAAIADEFVMTADDATTNLAEMLNMADDAE